Proteins encoded together in one Hymenobacter monticola window:
- the ahcY gene encoding adenosylhomocysteinase: MVETTTKTYVPYKVKDMSLAEWGRKEIRLAEAEMPGLMSLREEFGASQPFKGARIAGCLHMTIQTAVLIETLTALGAEVTWSSCNIFSTQDHAAAAIAAAGIPVYAWKGMDEASFDWCIEQTLFFGEDRQPLNMILDDGGDLTNMVLDRYPELAAGIKGVSEETTTGVLRLYERVKNGTLPFPAINVNDSVTKSKFDNKYGCKESAVDAIRRATDVMMAGKVAVVAGYGDVGKGTAASLSGAGARVIVTEIDPICALQAAMDGFEVKKMENAIPRADIVITTTGNCDIIREEHFRALKDKAIVCNIGHFDDEIDMAWLNQNYGHTKDTVKPQVDLYTIDGKEVIILAEGRLVNLGCATGHPSFVMSNSFTNQTLAQLELWQRADQYENQVYTLPKHLDEKVARLHLAKIGVELDELTSKQADYIKVPVEGPFKSDLYRY, translated from the coding sequence ATGGTGGAAACCACGACGAAAACGTACGTTCCGTACAAAGTAAAAGACATGAGCCTCGCCGAGTGGGGCCGCAAGGAAATCCGCCTCGCTGAAGCCGAAATGCCCGGCCTGATGTCGTTGCGGGAGGAGTTTGGCGCTTCGCAGCCTTTCAAAGGCGCGCGCATTGCCGGCTGCCTGCACATGACCATTCAAACGGCCGTGCTCATCGAAACCCTCACCGCCCTGGGCGCCGAGGTCACGTGGTCGTCGTGCAACATCTTCTCGACGCAGGACCACGCCGCCGCCGCGATTGCCGCCGCCGGCATCCCGGTGTACGCCTGGAAGGGCATGGACGAGGCTTCGTTTGACTGGTGCATCGAGCAGACGCTGTTCTTCGGCGAAGACCGCCAGCCCCTGAACATGATTCTCGACGACGGCGGCGACCTCACCAACATGGTGCTGGACCGCTACCCCGAGCTAGCCGCCGGCATCAAAGGTGTTTCGGAAGAAACTACCACTGGCGTGTTGCGTCTGTATGAGCGCGTGAAAAACGGCACCCTGCCTTTCCCCGCCATCAACGTGAACGACTCGGTGACGAAGTCGAAGTTTGATAACAAGTACGGCTGCAAAGAATCGGCCGTGGACGCCATTCGCCGGGCTACCGACGTGATGATGGCCGGCAAAGTGGCCGTGGTGGCCGGCTACGGCGACGTAGGAAAAGGCACCGCTGCCTCGCTGAGCGGCGCCGGTGCCCGCGTTATTGTCACGGAAATTGACCCCATCTGTGCCCTGCAGGCCGCCATGGACGGCTTCGAAGTGAAGAAGATGGAAAACGCCATTCCGCGCGCCGACATCGTCATCACCACCACCGGCAACTGCGACATCATCCGCGAGGAGCATTTCCGCGCCCTCAAGGACAAGGCCATTGTCTGCAACATCGGCCACTTCGACGATGAAATCGACATGGCGTGGCTAAACCAGAACTACGGCCACACCAAGGACACGGTGAAACCGCAAGTGGACCTCTACACCATCGACGGCAAAGAGGTAATCATCCTCGCCGAAGGCCGCCTTGTGAACCTGGGCTGCGCCACCGGCCACCCCTCGTTCGTGATGTCGAACTCGTTCACAAACCAGACGCTGGCCCAGCTGGAGCTGTGGCAGCGCGCTGACCAGTACGAAAACCAGGTGTACACCCTGCCCAAGCACCTCGACGAGAAGGTGGCCCGCCTGCACCTCGCCAAAATCGGCGTGGAGCTGGACGAGCTGACCAGCAAGCAGGCCGACTACATCAAAGTGCCGGTAGAAGGCCCGTTCAAGTCGGACCTGTACCGCTACTAG
- a CDS encoding DUF4397 domain-containing protein yields MQTFVLSRALRALVPATMLLAACGKSDTPAPTPVPDTGKVTFSNAAVAANAQITFFGNDQQLSQLNYGQSAGYSNVNAGNATIRANNGSQVVATQTLAVAKDQSYSVFAYSPNNTLGSLALLSVPDNLAAPVAGEAKIRIVHLGLNAPSPVRLAGPSVSPPTPGTPLTGDVPFGAASDFVRLAPGPLNLTIIGGTPATQQLAVGDGSGSGTGSKTYEAGKIYTVVVRGLVPTTGQTVPAAQQLQAVVIQNN; encoded by the coding sequence ATGCAAACATTCGTCCTTTCCCGTGCACTGCGGGCGTTGGTACCCGCCACCATGTTGCTGGCCGCCTGCGGTAAATCTGACACGCCTGCGCCCACCCCCGTGCCCGACACGGGCAAGGTGACCTTCTCGAACGCGGCCGTTGCCGCCAACGCGCAGATTACCTTCTTTGGCAATGACCAGCAACTGAGCCAGCTCAACTATGGCCAGAGCGCGGGTTATTCGAATGTGAATGCCGGAAACGCCACCATTCGCGCCAACAACGGCAGCCAGGTAGTGGCCACGCAGACGCTGGCCGTCGCCAAGGACCAGAGCTATTCGGTGTTTGCTTACTCGCCCAATAATACGCTGGGCAGCCTGGCCCTGCTCTCGGTGCCCGATAATTTGGCGGCGCCGGTTGCGGGCGAGGCCAAAATCCGGATTGTGCACCTGGGCCTCAATGCCCCCAGCCCCGTGCGCCTGGCCGGGCCTTCGGTATCGCCGCCCACGCCCGGCACTCCCCTGACCGGCGACGTACCCTTTGGTGCGGCCTCCGATTTTGTGCGCCTCGCCCCCGGTCCCCTCAACCTGACCATTATCGGCGGCACCCCTGCTACCCAGCAACTTGCCGTGGGCGATGGCTCGGGCTCCGGAACGGGCAGCAAAACGTACGAAGCGGGCAAAATCTACACGGTTGTGGTGCGAGGCCTTGTGCCCACAACTGGCCAAACCGTACCGGCGGCCCAACAACTGCAGGCGGTTGTCATCCAGAACAACTAA
- a CDS encoding prolyl oligopeptidase family serine peptidase, which produces MTYPNSRKTDTTDTYFGTAVPDPYRWLEDADSAETAAWVKAQNEVAFDYLSQIPFRDAIRARLTRLWNYERYSVPEQVGDELVYAKNDGLQNQAVVYRQRGNEAPRVLLDPNQFSEDGTTALAGMEFSNDHRYLAYATSRGGSDWNQVRIMDLRTQELLPDVLDWVKVSGTSWTADGFYYSRYDAPAPGENDLSGKNEFHKVYFHWLGTPQSDDRLVYENAEMALGFRMAGATEDERFLCLYLTDGVSDGNRLLVRDLNVLAQADSWVTLFGSYEFNNTVIGSVGGEVLVYTNYQAPNYRLVGIDSSRPAEAHWREVLPETANKLEGVSQAGGYLLASYLHDASSQVKVYSEQGEFRHDVALPAIGTASGFGGRREATAVYYAFTSFTYPTTIYRYDVATNTSAVFRAPAVDVRPADYETTQVFYPSQDGTRIPMFIVHKRGLELNGQHPTYLYAYGGFNVSVTPAFSVARMLWLENGGILAVANLRGGGEYGEDWHRAGMTPHKQNVFDDFIAAAEYLKTNRYTDTQHLAIAGGSNGGLLVGAVANQRPDLCRVALPAVGVMDMLRYQKFTIGWNWAPEYGTSDDEAQFRNLLAFSPLHNLRPGTAYPATLITTADHDDRVVPAHSFKYAAALQAANAGPYPTLIRIDVNAGHGAGKSTALLIDEWADVWSFCFANMGVTPVVEM; this is translated from the coding sequence GTGACCTACCCCAACAGCCGTAAAACCGACACCACCGACACCTATTTTGGCACCGCCGTGCCCGACCCCTACCGCTGGCTCGAAGACGCCGACTCGGCCGAAACCGCCGCTTGGGTGAAGGCCCAGAACGAAGTCGCGTTTGATTACCTAAGCCAAATTCCGTTTCGGGACGCCATTCGGGCCCGCCTCACCCGCCTCTGGAACTACGAGCGCTACAGCGTGCCCGAACAGGTGGGCGACGAGCTGGTGTACGCCAAAAACGACGGGCTGCAAAACCAGGCCGTGGTGTACCGCCAGCGCGGCAATGAGGCGCCCCGCGTACTGCTCGACCCCAACCAGTTTTCGGAAGACGGCACCACCGCCCTGGCGGGCATGGAGTTCAGCAACGACCACCGCTACCTGGCCTACGCCACCAGCCGTGGAGGCTCCGACTGGAACCAGGTCCGCATCATGGACCTGCGCACCCAGGAGTTGCTGCCCGATGTATTGGATTGGGTGAAAGTCTCGGGTACGTCGTGGACGGCCGACGGCTTCTACTACAGCCGTTACGACGCGCCCGCTCCCGGCGAAAACGACCTCTCGGGCAAAAATGAGTTTCACAAGGTCTACTTCCACTGGCTCGGCACGCCGCAGTCGGACGACCGGCTGGTGTATGAGAACGCCGAAATGGCTTTGGGCTTCCGCATGGCCGGCGCCACCGAAGACGAGCGATTTCTGTGCCTCTACCTTACCGATGGCGTGAGCGACGGCAACCGCCTGCTGGTGCGCGACCTGAACGTCCTGGCCCAGGCCGACAGCTGGGTGACACTGTTCGGTTCATATGAATTCAACAACACCGTCATCGGCAGCGTGGGCGGCGAAGTGCTGGTATATACCAACTACCAAGCGCCCAACTACCGCCTGGTCGGCATCGACTCCAGCCGGCCTGCCGAAGCCCACTGGCGCGAGGTGCTGCCCGAAACTGCCAACAAGCTCGAAGGCGTGAGCCAGGCGGGCGGCTACCTGCTGGCCAGCTACCTGCACGATGCCAGCTCGCAGGTGAAAGTGTACTCAGAGCAGGGCGAGTTTCGGCACGACGTGGCGCTGCCGGCCATCGGCACGGCCAGCGGCTTTGGCGGGCGGCGCGAGGCTACGGCGGTGTACTACGCTTTTACGTCCTTCACCTACCCCACCACCATCTACCGCTACGACGTCGCCACGAACACCAGCGCCGTGTTTCGCGCCCCAGCAGTGGACGTGCGGCCCGCCGACTACGAAACCACCCAGGTGTTCTACCCCAGCCAGGACGGCACGCGCATTCCGATGTTCATCGTGCACAAGCGCGGCCTGGAGCTGAATGGCCAGCACCCCACCTACCTCTACGCCTACGGTGGCTTCAACGTGAGCGTGACGCCGGCCTTCTCGGTGGCGCGGATGCTGTGGCTCGAAAACGGCGGCATCCTGGCCGTGGCCAACCTGCGCGGTGGCGGCGAATACGGCGAGGACTGGCACCGCGCCGGCATGACCCCGCACAAGCAAAACGTGTTCGACGACTTCATTGCCGCCGCCGAGTACCTCAAAACAAACCGCTACACCGACACGCAGCACCTCGCCATTGCGGGCGGCTCCAACGGCGGCCTGCTGGTGGGGGCCGTGGCCAACCAGCGCCCCGACCTGTGCCGCGTGGCCCTGCCCGCCGTGGGCGTGATGGACATGCTGCGCTACCAGAAATTCACCATCGGCTGGAACTGGGCGCCCGAATACGGCACCTCCGACGACGAAGCGCAGTTCCGTAACCTACTGGCCTTTTCGCCCCTGCACAATCTGCGGCCCGGCACCGCCTACCCCGCCACGCTCATCACTACCGCCGACCACGACGACCGGGTGGTGCCCGCGCACTCCTTTAAGTACGCCGCCGCCCTGCAGGCCGCCAACGCCGGCCCCTACCCTACTTTGATTAGAATCGATGTGAACGCCGGCCACGGTGCCGGCAAAAGCACCGCCCTGCTCATCGACGAGTGGGCCGACGTGTGGAGCTTCTGCTTCGCCAACATGGGCGTGACGCCAGTGGTTGAAATGTAG
- a CDS encoding T9SS type A sorting domain-containing protein, whose amino-acid sequence MRHFVFLLLLLSQQAYAQNVTAYKILPANASANDNLKLVLTVAHGGCGGYFSYSVTRSGNALAVRGCYPAVVIAMPCVTSDTVQLGRLPAGTYSVSAASYIAQTASDCPGTAVVAPGPPNATGSFTVGLALASRAATPAWTLSPTVVPATATALALSGEAAWQQVAIYDVSGRQLARYAAPALPVLNGSPQVPVLSLAPALYLLRVTDQSGLTSTRRFVRQ is encoded by the coding sequence ATGCGTCATTTCGTCTTCTTGCTGCTCTTACTGAGCCAACAGGCTTATGCTCAAAATGTCACGGCCTACAAAATACTGCCGGCCAATGCGTCCGCCAACGACAACCTCAAGCTGGTGCTCACGGTGGCCCACGGGGGTTGCGGCGGCTACTTTAGCTACAGCGTCACCCGTTCGGGCAATGCGCTGGCGGTGAGGGGGTGCTACCCGGCTGTCGTCATCGCCATGCCCTGCGTCACTTCCGACACGGTGCAGCTAGGCCGGTTGCCGGCCGGCACCTACAGCGTTTCTGCTGCCAGCTACATTGCCCAAACGGCCAGCGACTGCCCGGGCACCGCTGTGGTGGCGCCCGGGCCGCCCAATGCCACCGGCAGCTTCACCGTCGGGCTGGCGCTGGCTAGCCGGGCAGCAACCCCGGCCTGGACGCTTTCGCCCACCGTGGTGCCCGCCACGGCCACTGCCCTGGCCCTATCCGGTGAGGCAGCCTGGCAGCAAGTGGCCATTTACGACGTGAGCGGCCGCCAGCTGGCCCGTTACGCGGCTCCGGCCCTGCCCGTCCTGAACGGCAGCCCGCAGGTGCCCGTGCTTAGCCTGGCCCCGGCCCTTTATCTGTTGCGCGTGACGGACCAAAGCGGCCTCACCAGCACGCGGCGCTTCGTCCGGCAATAG
- a CDS encoding LLM class flavin-dependent oxidoreductase, whose translation MQIGISSFGEVAPAHVAGQDHAAAQRMQELLAMGQLADEVGLDVLALGEHHRPDFIISAPEVILAAVAAVTKRIRLSSAVTVLSSVDPVRTFQNFATVDLISNGRAEIIAGRGSFIESFPLFGQDLKDYDALFIEKLQLLLKINENEVVSWKGKHRAAIDAKGVYPRPAQARIPVWIGVGGTPASVIRAGQLGLPLTIAILGGAPAQYVPFAELYRESAQKAGHDVAALQLAINCHLHVADTAQQARDEFFPPYSTLMNRIGRERGWSPMDRRHFDYLCGPQGPLLVGSPQDIIDKLLYQHRLFNNTRFLAQLVIEGIAHQSVLRSIELLGTQVAPAVRAALGVTGSESTKVSA comes from the coding sequence ATGCAAATCGGAATCAGCTCATTTGGCGAGGTCGCCCCCGCCCACGTGGCCGGCCAGGACCACGCCGCCGCCCAACGCATGCAAGAACTGCTGGCCATGGGCCAGCTGGCCGATGAAGTGGGCCTCGACGTGCTGGCCCTCGGCGAGCACCACCGGCCCGACTTTATCATCTCGGCCCCCGAAGTCATTCTGGCCGCTGTGGCCGCCGTCACCAAGCGCATCCGCCTCAGCAGTGCCGTCACCGTGCTCAGCTCCGTCGACCCGGTGCGGACCTTCCAGAACTTTGCTACGGTGGACCTCATTTCCAACGGACGGGCCGAGATTATCGCCGGCCGCGGCTCTTTCATTGAGTCGTTCCCGCTGTTTGGTCAGGATTTGAAGGACTACGATGCGCTTTTCATTGAAAAGCTGCAGCTGTTGCTCAAAATCAATGAGAACGAAGTCGTTTCCTGGAAGGGCAAGCACCGCGCGGCCATCGACGCCAAGGGCGTGTACCCGCGCCCGGCACAGGCCAGAATTCCGGTTTGGATAGGCGTGGGCGGCACGCCGGCCTCGGTCATTCGGGCCGGGCAGCTGGGGCTCCCGCTCACCATTGCCATCTTGGGCGGGGCGCCCGCGCAGTACGTGCCGTTTGCCGAGCTCTACCGCGAATCGGCCCAGAAGGCCGGGCACGACGTGGCCGCCCTGCAGCTGGCCATCAACTGCCACCTGCACGTGGCCGACACGGCCCAGCAGGCCCGCGACGAGTTTTTCCCGCCCTACTCCACGCTCATGAACCGCATCGGCCGCGAGCGGGGCTGGTCGCCCATGGACCGCCGCCACTTCGACTACCTCTGCGGCCCGCAGGGCCCGCTGCTGGTGGGCTCGCCGCAGGACATCATCGACAAGCTGCTCTACCAGCACCGGCTGTTCAACAACACCCGTTTCCTGGCCCAGCTCGTCATTGAGGGCATTGCGCACCAAAGCGTGCTGCGCTCCATCGAGCTGCTGGGCACGCAGGTGGCGCCGGCCGTGCGGGCGGCGCTGGGCGTCACAGGCTCCGAATCCACAAAAGTTTCGGCCTGA
- a CDS encoding class I SAM-dependent methyltransferase → MDYPLPEAARRYVAAHLHDDPAHLALQARRHPGLPVPELVRQIQARQKARTKLPDWADNPDLIFPPALSVEQASSARTAAFKAGLVDGERLADLTGGFGADSAAFAARMSHVDYVERNPALAEVVRYNFGQLGLTNVDVHAAEALAFLKETTQHYDWLYLDPARRDTAARKIFLLRDCEPDVVKLMPLLLHKADKILLKTSPMLDIEQAVQGLGHVRRLWVVAVDNEVKEVLYELGQEPAIDPERYALNLRRDGTQQEFRLNRAREARATPRYAEAQQYLYEPNAAVLKAGAFRSIGTAFELLKLHQHSHLYTSDVLRPDFPGRIFRVQAVEKADGAALKAHLGPEARAHVTTRNFPDSVADFRRRTGIREGGDVYLFATTDLRSRPVVLVCTKVAPVAVVS, encoded by the coding sequence ATGGACTACCCCTTGCCTGAGGCAGCCCGGCGCTACGTGGCCGCGCACCTGCACGACGACCCCGCCCACCTGGCCCTGCAGGCCCGCCGCCACCCCGGCTTGCCAGTGCCCGAGCTAGTGCGCCAGATTCAGGCCCGCCAAAAAGCCCGCACCAAGCTGCCCGACTGGGCCGACAACCCCGACCTTATTTTCCCGCCCGCGCTGTCTGTGGAGCAGGCATCGTCGGCGCGCACGGCCGCCTTCAAGGCCGGCCTGGTGGACGGCGAGCGCCTGGCCGACCTCACCGGCGGCTTCGGGGCCGACTCGGCGGCATTTGCCGCCCGCATGAGCCACGTCGACTACGTGGAGCGCAACCCGGCCCTGGCCGAGGTGGTGCGCTACAATTTCGGCCAGCTGGGCCTCACCAACGTGGACGTGCACGCCGCCGAAGCGCTGGCCTTTCTCAAGGAAACCACCCAACACTACGACTGGCTTTACCTCGACCCGGCCCGGCGCGACACCGCCGCGCGCAAGATTTTTCTGCTGCGCGACTGCGAGCCCGACGTGGTGAAACTCATGCCCCTGCTGCTGCACAAAGCCGATAAAATCCTGCTCAAAACCTCGCCCATGCTCGACATCGAGCAGGCCGTGCAGGGCCTGGGCCACGTGCGCCGCCTTTGGGTGGTAGCCGTCGACAACGAGGTGAAGGAGGTGCTCTACGAGTTGGGCCAGGAGCCGGCCATCGACCCCGAACGCTACGCCCTGAACCTGCGCCGCGACGGCACGCAGCAGGAGTTCCGCCTCAACCGCGCCCGCGAGGCCCGCGCCACCCCGCGCTATGCCGAGGCGCAGCAGTACCTCTACGAGCCCAACGCGGCCGTGCTCAAGGCCGGGGCTTTCCGCAGCATCGGCACGGCGTTCGAGCTACTCAAGCTGCACCAGCACAGCCACTTGTACACGTCCGATGTGCTCCGGCCCGACTTTCCGGGCCGCATCTTCCGGGTGCAGGCCGTGGAGAAAGCCGACGGCGCGGCCCTCAAAGCCCACCTCGGCCCCGAAGCTCGCGCCCACGTCACCACCCGCAACTTCCCCGATTCGGTGGCCGATTTCCGGCGCCGCACCGGCATTCGGGAGGGCGGCGACGTGTACCTGTTTGCGACCACCGACCTGCGCAGCCGGCCCGTGGTGCTGGTGTGCACCAAAGTGGCGCCGGTCGCGGTTGTGTCTTAG
- a CDS encoding beta strand repeat-containing protein — MTKPIRSIPKLRRWALLLGGLLGAGAAQGQVLNYSTATAANVAGTYTDLGTTGTAISTANTDDANSAAQNIGFTFSYNGASFTQFVLSTNGLIRLGSAAPSVTNLFANYETGQAPGVDPISSTSAADVNLIMPFNQDLGPGSAGNTEYRVATTGAAPNRVCTIQWKNVSDKSGTTTLSQYANFSFQVKLYETSNRVEFVYNTATASANTAIARYPTVGIKGSGAASGQTVLVNKASSSGAWSTSTFITGQYGTSTHNYRANVGPDAGRTYRFDVVTPPATCAGVTNATVVANGGTATTADATLTFTGATGAANYTLTLAQTGGTGTPATGTLSGSPISLTGLTPNTPYTVTIVTNCFGGGTSTPVTVTFTSGAAVSAPANDDCAGAIALTTGATCTPTNGTTIGATQTLAAIACGNFTGNADDDVWYRFVATATSHTVTVVGSATFDAVVDVRSGSCASSTNIGCADATLSGGTETATLSGLVVGQTYYVRVYSYGTTAGTFTICVTGGSAPATCAGVTNAAVTNTGGTATAVTASLTFTAATGATDYTLTLNETGSTAPPATGTLSGSPISLTGLTPNTSYTVTIVTNCSNGGTSAPVTVVFTSGAPVPAPANDNPTGATALTVSSTCTPTNGTNAGATTTTVNGYANPGTCGIAASPKDVWYSFTTLPGQTAATVTVTGVPAGLVRVFSAASNAGPFTQVNCSAGSANNTVAGPVSLTGLTANTTYYISVAGYGSNDTQGAFTICVTGTGTAPCVAPTALAAGSITTSGATLTFTPATGVSSYTVTYTAAGGTAQTQTATGSPVTLANLTSGTAYTVSVVTNCSATQTSVATTATFTTLTPCTAVTSLATSNVTTTSATLSFTGASAGTSYTVTYTAAGGTAQTQTATGSPVTLANLTPGTAYTVSVVTNCGSQVSPSASITFTTLAPCSAPTALTAGSITTTGATLTFTAPTAGATGYTVTYTAAGGTAQTQTATGSPVVLTGLTSGTAYTVSVVTNCGGGQTSAATSTTFTTLTPCTAVTGLTAGSITATGATLSFTGASAGTSYTVTYTAAGGTAQTQTATGSPVTLTGLQAGLQYSVSVVTNCGGGQTSTAATTTFTTTAPAPTNATVSNITGTGATIAFTAAAGATNYTVTYTRAGGTAQTQTVTGSPVTLTGLTSGAAYTVTIVANYPGGGTSSPVTVTFNTVLAARTALGGGELAVYPNPARQAFTVSLPALPAARTAQVELVNVLGQTISRQTVGLTAGGTRVPFDAMGLPTGVYSVRVQVNGETAVTRLVLE, encoded by the coding sequence ATGACAAAACCCATACGTTCCATTCCAAAACTGAGGCGCTGGGCACTGCTGCTGGGCGGCCTGCTTGGAGCCGGCGCCGCCCAAGGGCAGGTGCTCAACTACTCCACGGCCACTGCGGCCAACGTGGCTGGCACCTACACCGACCTGGGCACCACGGGCACGGCCATCAGCACGGCCAACACCGACGACGCCAACTCGGCTGCGCAGAACATCGGCTTCACGTTCAGCTACAACGGGGCGTCGTTTACGCAATTCGTGCTCAGCACCAACGGGCTCATCCGCCTGGGTAGCGCGGCACCTTCGGTGACCAACCTGTTTGCCAACTACGAAACCGGCCAAGCTCCTGGCGTGGACCCGATTTCGAGCACCAGTGCGGCGGACGTGAACCTGATTATGCCGTTTAACCAAGACCTGGGCCCCGGCTCGGCCGGCAACACCGAGTACCGCGTGGCCACCACCGGTGCCGCGCCCAACCGGGTGTGCACCATTCAGTGGAAAAACGTGAGCGACAAGTCGGGCACGACCACCCTGAGCCAATACGCCAACTTCTCGTTCCAAGTCAAGCTTTACGAAACCAGCAACCGCGTCGAGTTCGTGTACAACACGGCCACGGCTTCGGCCAATACCGCCATTGCACGTTACCCCACGGTGGGCATCAAGGGTTCGGGCGCGGCCAGCGGGCAAACGGTGCTGGTGAACAAGGCGAGCTCTTCCGGTGCCTGGTCCACCTCTACTTTCATCACAGGCCAGTACGGCACGAGCACCCACAATTACCGGGCAAACGTGGGCCCCGACGCGGGCCGCACCTACCGCTTCGACGTGGTGACGCCCCCGGCTACCTGCGCGGGTGTGACCAACGCGACGGTGGTTGCCAACGGCGGCACTGCTACCACGGCGGATGCGACGCTGACGTTCACGGGCGCCACGGGCGCCGCAAACTACACGTTGACCTTGGCCCAAACCGGCGGTACGGGCACCCCCGCCACCGGCACCTTGTCGGGCAGCCCCATCAGCCTGACGGGCCTGACGCCGAACACGCCGTACACGGTGACCATCGTGACCAACTGCTTTGGCGGCGGTACTTCGACCCCCGTCACGGTGACCTTTACCTCGGGCGCTGCCGTTTCGGCACCGGCCAACGACGACTGCGCCGGGGCCATCGCCCTGACGACGGGCGCTACCTGCACGCCCACCAACGGCACCACCATCGGGGCCACGCAGACGCTGGCGGCCATTGCCTGCGGCAATTTCACCGGCAACGCCGACGACGACGTGTGGTATCGGTTCGTGGCCACGGCCACCTCACACACCGTGACGGTGGTGGGCAGCGCCACTTTCGATGCCGTGGTGGACGTGCGCAGCGGCAGCTGCGCCTCTAGCACCAACATCGGCTGCGCCGACGCTACGCTTTCCGGTGGCACCGAAACGGCCACGCTCAGCGGCCTCGTCGTGGGCCAAACCTACTACGTGCGCGTGTACTCCTATGGTACCACTGCGGGAACGTTCACCATCTGCGTGACGGGTGGCAGCGCTCCGGCCACCTGCGCGGGCGTGACCAACGCCGCCGTGACCAATACTGGTGGAACCGCCACCGCGGTTACAGCCTCGCTGACGTTCACGGCCGCCACCGGCGCCACCGACTACACCCTGACGCTGAACGAAACGGGCAGCACTGCCCCCCCCGCGACCGGCACCTTGTCGGGCAGCCCCATCAGCCTCACGGGCCTGACGCCAAACACCTCGTACACGGTTACCATTGTGACCAACTGCTCGAACGGCGGCACTTCTGCACCGGTAACCGTGGTGTTCACCTCGGGCGCCCCCGTACCCGCGCCGGCCAACGACAACCCGACCGGTGCCACTGCCCTGACCGTGAGCAGCACCTGCACGCCCACCAACGGCACCAACGCCGGTGCCACCACCACCACGGTGAACGGCTACGCCAACCCCGGCACCTGCGGCATCGCCGCCAGCCCCAAGGACGTGTGGTACTCCTTCACCACGCTGCCCGGCCAGACGGCCGCCACGGTGACGGTGACCGGCGTCCCGGCCGGTTTGGTGCGCGTATTCTCGGCCGCCAGCAACGCCGGCCCCTTCACGCAGGTGAACTGCTCGGCCGGCTCGGCCAACAACACGGTAGCCGGTCCGGTGAGCCTGACCGGCCTCACGGCCAACACGACTTACTACATCTCGGTGGCTGGCTACGGCTCGAATGATACGCAAGGTGCCTTCACCATCTGCGTGACGGGCACGGGTACCGCGCCCTGCGTGGCCCCGACCGCCCTGGCGGCCGGCAGCATCACCACTTCGGGCGCTACGCTCACCTTCACACCCGCCACGGGTGTTAGCAGCTACACCGTGACGTACACGGCTGCTGGCGGCACGGCTCAGACCCAGACCGCTACCGGCTCGCCGGTGACCCTGGCCAACCTGACTTCGGGCACGGCTTACACCGTGAGCGTGGTGACGAACTGCAGCGCTACCCAGACTTCGGTGGCTACCACTGCTACCTTCACCACCCTGACGCCCTGCACGGCCGTGACCAGCCTGGCTACGAGCAACGTGACCACCACCAGCGCCACGCTCTCCTTCACGGGCGCCAGCGCCGGCACCAGCTACACCGTGACGTACACGGCTGCTGGCGGCACGGCCCAGACCCAGACCGCCACTGGCTCGCCGGTGACGCTGGCCAACCTGACCCCGGGCACGGCTTACACCGTGAGCGTGGTAACCAACTGCGGCAGCCAGGTTTCGCCCTCGGCCAGCATTACCTTCACCACCCTCGCGCCCTGCTCGGCGCCGACCGCTCTGACGGCTGGCAGCATCACCACCACCGGTGCTACGCTCACCTTCACGGCGCCGACTGCTGGTGCCACGGGCTACACCGTGACCTACACGGCTGCCGGCGGCACGGCCCAGACGCAGACGGCCACCGGCTCGCCGGTGGTGCTCACCGGCCTGACTTCGGGCACGGCCTACACCGTGAGCGTGGTGACCAACTGCGGCGGTGGCCAGACCTCGGCTGCTACCAGCACCACCTTCACCACCCTGACTCCCTGCACGGCCGTGACCGGCCTCACCGCGGGTAGCATCACCGCCACCGGGGCTACGCTCTCCTTCACGGGGGCCAGCGCCGGCACCAGCTACACGGTTACCTACACGGCCGCTGGCGGCACGGCCCAGACCCAGACCGCTACCGGCTCGCCGGTGACCCTGACGGGCTTGCAAGCTGGTCTGCAGTACTCGGTGAGCGTGGTGACCAACTGCGGCGGCGGCCAGACCTCGACGGCAGCTACCACCACCTTCACCACCACGGCCCCGGCCCCGACCAATGCCACGGTTTCGAACATCACGGGTACGGGCGCTACCATTGCCTTTACGGCCGCGGCTGGTGCTACCAACTACACCGTGACTTACACCCGTGCCGGCGGCACGGCCCAGACCCAGACCGTGACCGGCTCGCCGGTGACCCTGACGGGCCTGACTTCGGGCGCGGCCTACACCGTGACCATTGTGGCCAACTACCCGGGCGGCGGCACTTCCAGCCCCGTTACCGTGACGTTCAACACGGTGCTGGCCGCCCGCACCGCCCTGGGCGGCGGCGAGCTGGCCGTGTACCCCAACCCGGCCCGCCAGGCCTTCACCGTGAGCCTGCCGGCGCTGCCTGCTGCCCGCACCGCCCAGGTTGAGCTGGTGAACGTGCTGGGCCAGACCATCAGCCGCCAGACCGTGGGCCTGACCGCCGGCGGTACCCGCGTGCCGTTTGACGCCATGGGCCTGCCCACCGGCGTGTACTCGGTGCGCGTGCAGGTAAACGGCGAAACAGCCGTTACCCGCCTCGTACTCGAATAG